DNA sequence from the Corynebacterium freneyi genome:
ACCTGGGCAAGGTGCGGTGGAACGGGCCGCTGCACGGCGCGGCCATCGGCGGCATCCTCGGCGACCAGCAGGCCGCCACGTTCGGCCAGGCCTGCCTGGAACCCGGCGAGGCGAAGAACACGTACGGCACGGGCAATTTCCTGCTGCTCAACACCGGCACGGTCGCGCAGCGCTCCGACCACGGGTTGATCACGACGGTCGCCTACCGCATCGGCGACGACCTGCCCGTCTACGCGCTCGAAGGGTCGATCGCCGTGACCGGTTCGCTCATCCAGTGGCTCCGGGACAATCTCGGCCTCATCCCCGATGCGCCGGCCGTCGAAAAGCTCGCGGAAACCGTCGACGACAACGGCGGCTGCTACATCGTGCCCGCCTTTTCCGGGCTGCTGGCGCCGCATTGGCGGCCGGACGCGCGCGGCGTCATCGCGGGGTTGACGCGGTACATCAACAAGGGCCACATCGCCCGCGCCGCCCTCGAGGCCACCGCGTACCAGACCCGCGAGGTCGTGGAGGCCATGAACCGAGACTCCGGCGTCAGCCTGACCACCCTGCGCGTCGACGGCGGCATGGTGCCCAACAACCTGCTCATGCAGTTCCAGGCGGACATCCTCGGAGTGCCCGTGACGCGGCCGGTGATCACCGAAACCACGGCTCTCGGCGCCGCCTACGCCGCCGGCCTGACCGTGGGTTTCTGGGAATCGACCGACGAGATCCGGGCGATGTGGCGCGAGGACCGGACCTTCGTGCCCGACATGGAAGCCGACCGCCGCGACGCCCTTTACTCCGAGTGGGGCAAAGCCGTCGAACGCACCCTGGACTGGGTGGAGGACTGACGTCCGGGCCCCTACTCCCCCGCGTCGGTCGTGCCCGCCGGACGCAGCAAGTAGATGTCCATGATCCAACCGTGCTCGGCGCGCAGCTCGGCCTTCAGCGTCGCCAGTTCCCCGCCGATCTCCCCGACCCGGCCGCGGCGCAGCACCTCCATCGGGGTGCCCAGGTAGGCGCCCCACAGGATCTCCTCGTCGGCGTCGGCATGCTCCAGCCACGCCGCGGCCCCGTCGAGCATGACCACCGCGTCGGTGCCCGCCGGCCGCTCGCCCAGGCGGCGCCCCGTGGTCACCAAAACCGGGCGCCCGATGCGATTCAGCGTCGTCGCGTGCGCCGCCGTCAGCGCCTGCACTGCGGTGATGCCGGGGATCACGCGGACCTCGAGCTCCGCCCCCAGCCCCCGGATGCGATCGAGGATCCGCAACGTCGAGTCGTACAACGACGGGTCGCCCCACACCAGGAACGCACCGCGCCGCGCACCGCCCTCGGACGGCGCCAACGACCGCGTCATGGCGTCGTAAAGCAACTCGGCCCGCGCCCGATGCCAATCGCGCACCACGCCCGCATAATCCGCCGGCGCCCGATCCCGCGGCGGATCCGACACGACCACCAACTCCACGTGCGGAGCATGGGCGTCGAGGATGACGCGGCGCGCATCGAGCAGATCCGCCTTCGCCTCTCCCTTGTCCAACGCGAACACCACGTCGACGTTCTGCAGCGCCTCGATGGCCTCCACCGTCACGTGCGCGGGACTGCCCGCACCGATGCCGATGACGTCGATGCCCAGCACCGCCGGGGCGTCGTTGGCGTCGGTGACCGTGGGCTTTTGCACTTCCTGGACCTCGCTGCATCGGACTTTCCCGACGCGGACCATCGGCCGGGCTGGCCCCATCGTAGACCGGGCGCACCGTGGGGTAATGTTGTGGCGTCGCGACGCGGCACGCGCCTCAGCGCCCCGCACGTCGCCGACTCGCCCCAGTAGCTCAGTGGATAGAGCACGGCTCTCCTAAAGCCGGTGTCGCAGGTTCGATTCCTGCCTGGGGCACCACGAAACAACCCCCGGCCTTCGGCAATAGGTCGGGGACTGCCGCGTTGAAGGGGTCGAAACCCGCCTAAGCCCACAAAAACCCCGCGAGTTGATTCCCACCCCGCCGCCGACCGCGACGACCGGGCCCGCCTCCCGGCCCGCCACCCGAACGGGGGCCGCAACCACCCGAACACACCCCTTGCGGACGCCGTTCCGGCAGGTCACGGGGCATCGATCACCGTTAGCCCGGGGTGGGGCGAATCTCGCCGGGCGCAGGTGCCCCGACCATGGTTAGGGTCGAAGGTGGACATGGTGCATTCGGTCATCGGGTGCGCCCGGAAGAACCGACGCCCCCCCCCCTGAAGGCCGGCCCGGTCGCACGAGGGTTTTCGGGACTTCCGCCGACAGTGGAAGCATCCACGGAAAGGACCCCGCAATGCCCGCCTCCAGGAAGCCCGCGTTCACCGACGTCGACGGCGTGAAGGTTTTCGCCCGTCTCACCGACATCGACGGCCACCTCCGCCTGCGCCTCGTCGACGAAAACGAGAAGCAGATTCTCCTGCTCAATTTCTACGACGCCAAGCAGCTCGGCGCGGCGGTGGACATGTTCCTCGGCCAGCGTTACGGCGCGAACTTCTCCGAGCTCGACGGCAACATCTCCCTCGAGGACCGCAAGGAGCTCTTCCACGAGGAACTCGAGGAACTCGAGGAGAAGCTGAAGAAGGAAGCCGAGGAGGAGAAGGCCCGTCGCGCCCGCGGCGAGCTCTAAGCTTCCCGCCGACCCCTTACCTCCGGCACGCCCTAGCACGCCGCACGCGCGCACGTGAGCGTCTCCGGCCCTGCTTTACGACGCCGACCCGCCCCACCGAGGGGCGTGGTCGGCGTTTTCATTCCGGTTGACAACGGCCCCCACAACGGCCCCCACAACGGCCCAGCGATTGCGATTGCCATACCTTTTTTGCATAGGCTACCCTCAGCCTGACTTGAGGATGACAATCGGAGGATCCGTGACCGTTCCCGCACCCCACCGCGCGTGCTCCCCGGCAACCGATGCCCGCCCCACCGCCGGGCGACGCCATCTCCGGTTGCCGCTCGCCGCGATCGCCGTCGGCGCCGTCGTCATGATCGGCGGCGGCCCGCTCCCGACCCCGACCGCCGGAGCCACCCCCGGGCCGCCGGCGTCCCTCGCGTCTCCGCTGCTTTCGCCACCTTCGCTGCCCGGCGGCTTCCCGGCGCTGCCCTTCCCCGGAGGCGCCGCCGACCGCGATGCCTCCGACGGCCCCCGCTTCACCCTCTCCGCACGAGACGGGCTCGACGACGATTCCGTCCTCACCATCACCGGCGCCGGCTACGCGCCCGGCGAGAACATCTACGTCACGCAGACCATCGAGAAGCCCGCGTCCGGGTACCCGCAGACCTACGGCGAAGCCGTCAAGGTCAGCGTCGACGACGCCGGCGCATTCACCACCGAACTGCC
Encoded proteins:
- the cobF gene encoding precorrin-6A synthase (deacetylating), coding for MQKPTVTDANDAPAVLGIDVIGIGAGSPAHVTVEAIEALQNVDVVFALDKGEAKADLLDARRVILDAHAPHVELVVVSDPPRDRAPADYAGVVRDWHRARAELLYDAMTRSLAPSEGGARRGAFLVWGDPSLYDSTLRILDRIRGLGAELEVRVIPGITAVQALTAAHATTLNRIGRPVLVTTGRRLGERPAGTDAVVMLDGAAAWLEHADADEEILWGAYLGTPMEVLRRGRVGEIGGELATLKAELRAEHGWIMDIYLLRPAGTTDAGE
- the glpK gene encoding glycerol kinase GlpK, producing the protein MFQPGGGAVVAAIDQGTTSTRCILFDREGRCRGTSQMEHRQIMPRPGWVEHDPEEIWRNTRRVIADVMADEEWTAADVAAVGITNQRETTIVWDRHTGRAIYNAIVWQDTRTEEMCRKLRDEVGEERVRRITGLPVSTYFSGPKIAWILDNVEGARRRAEAGDLLFGTVDTWLTWNLTRREGRALHVTDVTNASRTMLMNLETLEWDQGLCEAMGIPMEMLPAIASSSQYLGKVRWNGPLHGAAIGGILGDQQAATFGQACLEPGEAKNTYGTGNFLLLNTGTVAQRSDHGLITTVAYRIGDDLPVYALEGSIAVTGSLIQWLRDNLGLIPDAPAVEKLAETVDDNGGCYIVPAFSGLLAPHWRPDARGVIAGLTRYINKGHIARAALEATAYQTREVVEAMNRDSGVSLTTLRVDGGMVPNNLLMQFQADILGVPVTRPVITETTALGAAYAAGLTVGFWESTDEIRAMWREDRTFVPDMEADRRDALYSEWGKAVERTLDWVED